From a region of the Syngnathoides biaculeatus isolate LvHL_M chromosome 2, ASM1980259v1, whole genome shotgun sequence genome:
- the LOC133509422 gene encoding cyclic nucleotide-gated channel cone photoreceptor subunit alpha-like: MSYCRTKKMEKRHFLWPLAEQNTNNCNNNDGKKDKKEEPKNEKKDEKKEEPKKDDKKDAKKDDKKDEKKEEPEEVWIMDPATDMYYYWLWTISIPVFYNLMLLVARACFNELQNNNTILWIVLDYTSDVLYLIDIFVRARTGFLEQGLLIQDAKVLKEKYMKTRQFQLDVISVIPTDIVFIKIGINNPEWRFNRLFRSARLFEFFDRTETRTNFPNIFRIANLVLYIVIIIHWNGCIYFAISKVLGFGSDTWVYPATKNAEFQQLTRQYIYCFYWSTQTLTTIGETPPPVRDIEYFFVVADFLTGVLIFATIVGNVGAMISNMNAARVEFQAKIDSIKQYMQFRKVTKDLEARVVKWFDYLWTEEKTCDEKQVLRNLPDKLKAEIAINVHLETLRKVRIFQDCEAGLLVELVLKLQPQVFSPGDYICKKGDIGREMYIIKEGKLAVVADDGVTQFVVLSDGAYFGEISILGIKGSKAGNRRTANIRSVGYSDLFALSKDDLMEALTEYPDAKNVLEDKGRAILMKDNLIDESLVTATDAKDFEAKVNAVEASLDVMMLKLKKLTEHYESSQRKLKQRLCNLTNQVRTIKVADE; the protein is encoded by the exons CAAAAAAGATAAGAAAGAAGAACCCAAAAATGAGAAGAAAgacgagaagaaggaggaaccGAAGAAAGATGACAAGAAAGATGCCAAGAAAGACGACAAAAAGgatgagaaaaaggaagaacC AGAAGAGGTGTGGATCATGGACCCTGCCACAGATATGTACTACTACTGGTTATGGACCATTTCCATCCCGGTCTTCTACAATCTGATGCTGCTGGTGGCCAG GGCTTGCTTCAATGAGCTGCAGAATAACAACACGATATTGTGGATAGTGTTGGACTACACCTCAGATGTTCTCTACCttattgacatttttgtgaGGGCCAGAACAG GTTTCTTGGAGCAAGGTCTGCTTATACAAGACGCCAAGGTTCTGAAGGAAAAGTACATGAAAACACGTCAGTTTCAACTGGACGTCATATCCGTGATTCCCACGGATATTGTATTCATCAAAATTGGAATCAACAATCCCGAGTGGAGGTTCAACCGCCTTTTTAGGTCGGCCCGGCTCTTTGAATTCTTTGACAGAACAGAGACTCGCACCAATTTCCCAAATATCTTCCGTATCGCTAATCTCGTACTTtacatcgtcatcatcatccacTGGAACGGTTGCATCTATTTTGCCATCTCCAAGGTTCTCGGCTTTGGCTCCGACACGTGGGTTTACCCAGCAACAAAGAATGCCGAATTCCAACAACTTACCAGGCAGTACATTTACTGCTTCTATTGGTCCACACAGACCTTGACCACGATCGGGGAGACACCACCCCCAGTCCGTGATATTGAGTACTTTTTTGTTGTGGCTGACTTCCTCACCGGAGTTTTGATCTTTGCTACAATTGTAGGCAATGTCGGTGCCATGATATCCAACATGAATGCCGCTCGAGTGGAGTTCCAGGCCAAGATCGACTCCATCAAGCAGTACATGCAGTTCCGGAAGGTGACGAAAGACCTCGAGGCCCGAGTGGTCAAGTGGTTTGATTATTTGTGGACAGAGGAGAAAACCTGTGATGAAAAGCAGGTGCTCAGGAATCTACCGGATAAGCTCAAGGCGGAGATAGCCATCAACGTTCATCTGGAAACCTTGAGGAAAGTGCGAATTTTTCAAGATTGCGAGGCAGGTTTGCTTGTTGAGTTGGTCCTCAAACTTCAACCCCAGGTCTTCAGTCCCGGTGACTACATCTGCAAAAAGGGGGACATTGGGAGGGAAATGTACATAATTAAGGAGGGAAAGTTAGCCGTGGTGGCAGATGATGGGGTCACTCAGTTTGTTGTCCTCAGTGATGGAGCCTACTTTGGAGAAATCAGTATTTTGGGGATCAAGGGAAGTAAGGCGGGGAATCGAAGAACGGCCAACATCCGAAGCGTGGGTTACTCCGACCTCTTTGCCCTATCCAAGGATGACCTGATGGAGGCGCTCACAGAGTACCCTGACGCTAAGAATGTACTGGAAGACAAGGGACGCGCCATCTTGATGAAAGACAACCTCATTGACGAGTCCCTTGTCACAGCTACCGATGCCAAAGACTTTGAAGCAAAAGTGAACGCCGTCGAAGCAAGCTTGGACGTCATGATGCTCAAACTGAAGAAGTTGACGGAACATTACGAATCATCCCAGCGAAAGCTCAAGCAACGTCTCTGTAATTTGACAAACCAGGTCCGAACCATTAAAGTAGCTGATGAGTAG